TGTAAAAGACAATAGTTTATTTTTTGTAATTAACTAATATAATCTATGTAAAATTATTTTTTCGCTAAGAATGAACTCAATTAAATTTAAATTCATGAAAACAACTAAACTAATGAGACGTGCTTTTTATGCAGCGATTTTGGTAGTATTGGGATTAGTTGGGTGTGATAATTTGGATATTTATTCAATAGATGCACCCTCTGATTTGCAAAACAAGATCGACTCTATTGAAGCCGCTAAACCCAACGCGGGTGACACTACTTACGTCACCATCACAACGGCGATAGTCGGAAATGAAGATAACAGTTCCGGTTGGTGGGCTGCATTTTCTGATTATTTTACCATTCCAACAAACAAGCTATTGCATCTGGAGTTTATTAACCACTCTTCCGGTGTTAATAATTGGAACAACTGGAATCTTGCAGTTGCCAATGCAGAGCGAGATGCCAGCGGTTATGCGGAATACTTTGTTCTCCGTTCTGATGCTTACGGTTGGGGTAATAGTGATTACGACGGGAATATGATCTCCCAAAACTATCCTGACACCGATGGAGATGGCGATATTTGGAACGATTTCCGCGCCACTATGCAAGGTGCTCGCGTTTCACTCGACATTGACCACTCTGCTACGGGAAATGTATTTGTAACTGCCACTGCGGTTGGAACAAATGGCACAACGCTAACCGAAACATATCAACAACCGGTCTCTGCGACTGCTGATATCGTGGCTTTCTTGGTTTGTGATGGCAGTTATTTCGAAATGAAAAAAGCTTACCTTATTCCTTCTAAAGTCACAGCACTAGAAGACGTTAATCCGGTTTCAATTGCTATTGAAGGAGCTCCTGCTTTTGTTGAATTAGGCAACGAAAACTTCTGGGGTGATGCAACAGCCACTGTTACTTACGCAGATGGATCTTCTGCAAAAGTTGATTCTGCAGATCTATCATTTACGGTTATTCCCGATATTTCTACGGTTGGAACCAAGACGGTTATAGTATCTTACAGCAAAACGAAGCAAGGTGCATACACCAAAGCTGTATCAACCTTCTATAAGTTGGAAGTAACTAATCCTGTTACACGCTTAGAGGTTACTACTTTGCCAATAATATCTACATACTATTTCTTTAGCGGTTCACCTATCATATTTAATAGTGCAGGACTTGTTGTGACCGCAACTTATTCCGACGGTACAACAACAGTTATGGATAACAAAGATCTTCAATTTAGTACAATTCCGGCTGCTGAAGGTTCTCAGAATGCTCTCATTTCTTATGTCGGTGCAACAAAAACAATAACTACAAACTGCCCTGTGACTCTTATTAAGGGTATAAGTCAGGTAGGTGCTAATGACTTCTCTTCCGGGTGGTGGACGGCATTCTCTGATGACTATACAGTTGCATCAGGTTCGAGTAAGACATTTACAATGTATTGCTACTCCGACAATCTTGCAAACTGGCACAGTCCCTGTACAATTCTTCGCAAAGCGGATAAAACTGAATATGGTGTAGTACGTATGGATAACTTCGGTTGGGGCGCTGGTTATGGCACTGCCACCCTCACATCTGACTGGAATTGGGATACATTCACATCGAATATAAGTGGTTCTAAGGTAGTCATCACAGTTACAAACCATGGAAACAATACTGCTGATGTACTTTACAATGTTACTTACGCTAATGGTGAAACACATTTCCAAAAGTATGCCGGAGTTACTGTAAACAGTTCTGATTTGAGTTGCGCACTCGTAACAGAGGAGTCATATCTCGTATTTATTCAATAATCACTAAGGTAAAAATATTTAAACTATGAAATATTTATATATAATCCTGTTAGGGTTGCTGGCGATAGCACCGGCAACATATGCAGAAAGCAACGATAATAAAGACCAGATGTCAATGACTCAATCAGGCAACATAACAGTAAAAGGCAAAATCGTTGACGAGAACGGAGAACCACTTATAGGTGCAAGCATAAAAGAAAAAGGTACAACCAATGGTACTATTGCCAACATTGATGGCAACTTCTCTCTTTCTGTTTCTTCTGATGCTACGTTAATTGTATCTTATGTGGGATACAAAAGTATAGAAACAAGCGTTGGAGGAAAAACTGAATTCGGTACTATCATATTGGTTTCGGATGCAAAACAACTTGACCAGGTAGTAGTAATAGGTTATGGAACACAACGCAAAGTTGACCTCACCGGTTCAGTTGCTATTGTCAATGCTGATGAAATGAAGAAAGTATCAAACTCAAACATCTCGACAATGCTTGCAGGGAAAGTAGCCGGTGTTCAAATCACAACCGACGGACAACCGGGAGCAGATCCCACAGTACGTATTCGTGGTATTGGTTCTTTTCGTGGAACCGATCCGCTCTACGTTGTGGATGGAGTACCGGTGGGATCAATTCGCGACTTCTCGCCAAACGATATCGAAAGTATTCAGGTACTTAAGGATGCTTCTGCAGCTGCCATATATGGTTCGCGAGCAGGCAACGGCGTGATTATTATTACCACAAAACAAGGTAAGAAGAACGAGGCTATGAAGATTGACTATAGTGGTTACTTTGGTTTCGACCAGGTGCAGAAAGGAGTGTACGATGTTATGAATTCTGAACAATATGGTAAATACATCAATATGGCTTTTGCCAACAGTGGAATGGATGTACCTTCCGGATACGATCCTACCAGTGTAAATTATTTGTATAATGCTGATGGTACCGCAAAAGTTAACACAAATTGGTTCAATGAAGCGTTTAAAACAGGTATTCGTCAGAATCATAACATCAACCTGTCTGGAGGTGGAGCTAACAATACTTACAACATCGGTCTCGACTATTACAACCAGAAAGGAACAATGGTTGGTGCCGGTCCTAATTTTGAACGTTATACTGCCCGTGTCATTAACACAATGGAAGCTAAGTTTATCAAAATAAAAACAAACATAGTGTATAGCCACATCAATCAGGACAATATGGCTCTCAGTAACGCCAATGAATATGTCCCGGGTTTATATGGAGCACAATATCCTGTAATGGCTTCGGTTTTACTTTTACCTCCCACTATCAAAGCATACGACCCCTCGACATGGGTTCTTGACGACAAAATTCCGGCGGCAACAGAGTACAGCTACGATTCTTATGGTTATGGTACTTATTACGACAATATTCATGGAGACTTACGCGTGACAAACGTTTTGCTTGAAAACAGTTTAATAAAGAGGAATACAATAGTTGACCGCATTGTTGCTTCAGCTTCTGCAAATGTTGATATCTTCCGTATGATTGGTGTCAAGAGTAAAAATAACAAATTAGAATATAATATTAACTTGTCGAAGAGTAAAACTATTGCAAAAGACCTTACGTTTATTCCTGCATTTATACAAAGTACAACAAACTATTTATCAAAGAGCAGTGAAACTTTATCTGAGGGTTATCGTAACTATGGTCACGATCTGATTGAAAACTATATAAATTATGATGGTAAAATTGGACTTAATCACATTAATGCGGTTGTTGGTCAAACGTTCGAGCGTGAACTTGATCACACACTTACGGGCGAAGGACATACCATGCCGGAACCCTACTTTCTTCAAGTAAACAACGCTGAAGAAACAAAAGCAGCAAGTAGTGAAAGCGAATATAAATTATTATCGTATATCGGTCGTATTAATTATAATTTTGATGAGAAATACCTTATTTCAGCAACAGCGCGATACGATGGATCAAGTCATTTTGCTCGAAATATCCGTTGGGGTTTATTTCCTTCTATATCAGGGGGCTGGCGTATGGAACGTGAAAAGTTCTTCCCGGTATCCACATCGACTATTAACTTGTTTAAGATTCGCGGTAGTTATGGTGAACTTGGGAATGACGACACAGGACCCTATGAAATTGAGTCTGTTATGTCGAGAGGTAACTATACTTATAGTTTTGGAAATAATAAAGTTACGGGCTCTGCAATCTCAAACTATGTAAATCCATATCTTTTGTGGGAAAAGAAAAAAACTACTGACTTTGGCCTCGACCTCGGTATGTTCAACAATCAACTGGAATTTACTTTTGACTGGTATAAATCAATAGCAGAAAACCTACTTTATAGTGTAGGTGTACCCCCTGAAGCAGGAGTCACCAATACAACAGTCATTATGAACTCAT
The genomic region above belongs to uncultured Paludibacter sp. and contains:
- a CDS encoding Outer membrane protein, giving the protein MKYLYIILLGLLAIAPATYAESNDNKDQMSMTQSGNITVKGKIVDENGEPLIGASIKEKGTTNGTIANIDGNFSLSVSSDATLIVSYVGYKSIETSVGGKTEFGTIILVSDAKQLDQVVVIGYGTQRKVDLTGSVAIVNADEMKKVSNSNISTMLAGKVAGVQITTDGQPGADPTVRIRGIGSFRGTDPLYVVDGVPVGSIRDFSPNDIESIQVLKDASAAAIYGSRAGNGVIIITTKQGKKNEAMKIDYSGYFGFDQVQKGVYDVMNSEQYGKYINMAFANSGMDVPSGYDPTSVNYLYNADGTAKVNTNWFNEAFKTGIRQNHNINLSGGGANNTYNIGLDYYNQKGTMVGAGPNFERYTARVINTMEAKFIKIKTNIVYSHINQDNMALSNANEYVPGLYGAQYPVMASVLLLPPTIKAYDPSTWVLDDKIPAATEYSYDSYGYGTYYDNIHGDLRVTNVLLENSLIKRNTIVDRIVASASANVDIFRMIGVKSKNNKLEYNINLSKSKTIAKDLTFIPAFIQSTTNYLSKSSETLSEGYRNYGHDLIENYINYDGKIGLNHINAVVGQTFERELDHTLTGEGHTMPEPYFLQVNNAEETKAASSESEYKLLSYIGRINYNFDEKYLISATARYDGSSHFARNIRWGLFPSISGGWRMEREKFFPVSTSTINLFKIRGSYGELGNDDTGPYEIESVMSRGNYTYSFGNNKVTGSAISNYVNPYLLWEKKKTTDFGLDLGMFNNQLEFTFDWYKSIAENLLYSVGVPPEAGVTNTTVIMNSSTMENSGLEFLIAYHNHQNAFKYDISINLSTLHNIVKKLGVNESRTDACCRTEVGREVGAFYGYFSEGIFQSQEEIDNRVNSLGNHINQPGAHPGDVAYADIAGAFDADGKPIPDGEITSEDRTYLGSGLPKVNYGLNVRAEWKGFDVSISTYGAAGFKAVDFVDMTLHGSYRTLNKSVDMLNAWMPDNTNTNVPRISYSFEGAINNDAFSQRFIQDASYLKIANIQLGYNLPDKWFGGYLHGVRIYASAQNVATLTKYKGYNVDFAGGTYTPGYNYCSYPTPQTIMFGTNVSF
- a CDS encoding Putative bacterial Ig-like domain protein (fragment) (Evidence 3 : Putative function from multiple computational evidences), giving the protein MKTTKLMRRAFYAAILVVLGLVGCDNLDIYSIDAPSDLQNKIDSIEAAKPNAGDTTYVTITTAIVGNEDNSSGWWAAFSDYFTIPTNKLLHLEFINHSSGVNNWNNWNLAVANAERDASGYAEYFVLRSDAYGWGNSDYDGNMISQNYPDTDGDGDIWNDFRATMQGARVSLDIDHSATGNVFVTATAVGTNGTTLTETYQQPVSATADIVAFLVCDGSYFEMKKAYLIPSKVTALEDVNPVSIAIEGAPAFVELGNENFWGDATATVTYADGSSAKVDSADLSFTVIPDISTVGTKTVIVSYSKTKQGAYTKAVSTFYKLEVTNPVTRLEVTTLPIISTYYFFSGSPIIFNSAGLVVTATYSDGTTTVMDNKDLQFSTIPAAEGSQNALISYVGATKTITTNCPVTLIKGISQVGANDFSSGWWTAFSDDYTVASGSSKTFTMYCYSDNLANWHSPCTILRKADKTEYGVVRMDNFGWGAGYGTATLTSDWNWDTFTSNISGSKVVITVTNHGNNTADVLYNVTYANGETHFQKYAGVTVNSSDLSCALVTEESYLVFIQ